The proteins below come from a single Nostoc sp. KVJ3 genomic window:
- a CDS encoding esterase/lipase family protein — translation MQYLPIIFVRGYAGTQKDVEQTVDDPFYGFNNGSTHIRVDEKENPQKFFFESPLLRLMTDHGYQPIVDNQNISNQIKRLSGQLNKTIWIYRFYDISTPSFGSSSGVRQEMEDISRGLKDLIQNVKETTGAGKIYLVAHSMGGLVCRSLIQKIYPETNDAASNHIDKFFTYGTPHGGIAFDVGDGLIENLRDTLRLNNSDDFGPQRMYQYLTPNVPPTAKLPDDFQLETLQNIGDAFSPNRVFCIIGTNAYDYQEAYGLSRKTVGVKSDGLVQIERAYITGSHRAYIHRSHGGRYGMVNSEEGYQNLQRFLFGDIQVKLSLSNVKLQDLDKNFYQLETRVALRGLPVPIYEQAIAHYCPITQELKRTDKPIPLFTAFLIPRNSSSDDNVCRYALRLALHSFTKQETNWLRDSHLDQVPLWSDYLITDVAESNGTYEGKYSWSSDNKEPVTTLNPNPQSSDNVYVASVPLPDRGQQVLGANAAVDLEISRWQ, via the coding sequence ATGCAATATTTACCAATTATCTTTGTTCGTGGATATGCCGGTACACAAAAAGACGTTGAACAAACGGTTGATGACCCATTTTATGGATTCAATAATGGTTCAACCCATATTCGAGTAGATGAGAAAGAAAATCCCCAAAAGTTTTTTTTCGAGAGTCCATTGCTGCGGCTGATGACCGATCATGGTTATCAACCGATTGTTGATAATCAGAATATAAGCAATCAGATTAAGAGATTGTCTGGTCAACTTAATAAAACTATTTGGATCTATCGATTTTATGATATATCTACACCTAGTTTTGGCTCTTCAAGCGGTGTCAGACAGGAGATGGAGGATATATCTAGGGGTTTAAAAGACCTGATTCAAAATGTTAAGGAAACCACAGGGGCAGGCAAAATTTATCTTGTCGCCCACTCGATGGGAGGTCTTGTTTGTCGCAGCTTGATTCAAAAAATTTATCCAGAAACAAACGACGCAGCTAGCAATCACATTGATAAATTTTTTACCTACGGTACACCTCATGGTGGCATTGCTTTTGATGTTGGGGATGGGTTGATCGAAAACCTGAGAGACACCCTCAGATTAAATAATTCTGATGACTTTGGCCCTCAGAGAATGTATCAGTATTTAACACCTAATGTCCCGCCAACGGCTAAATTACCCGATGACTTTCAGTTAGAAACACTACAAAACATAGGGGATGCATTTTCGCCAAACCGCGTTTTTTGTATCATCGGTACTAATGCCTATGATTATCAAGAAGCTTATGGTCTTTCACGCAAGACTGTCGGGGTCAAAAGTGATGGTCTAGTTCAGATTGAGAGAGCTTATATTACAGGTTCTCATCGTGCCTATATTCACCGTTCACATGGTGGGCGTTATGGCATGGTGAACTCCGAAGAAGGTTATCAAAACCTGCAACGCTTTTTGTTTGGTGATATCCAGGTGAAACTATCTTTAAGTAATGTTAAGTTACAAGACTTAGATAAAAACTTTTATCAATTAGAAACTAGGGTGGCTTTGCGTGGTCTTCCTGTTCCAATATACGAGCAAGCGATCGCTCATTATTGCCCAATTACACAAGAGTTAAAAAGAACAGATAAACCTATTCCCCTATTTACAGCCTTCTTAATCCCAAGAAACTCATCCAGTGATGATAACGTCTGTAGATATGCCCTGCGCCTTGCACTCCATTCTTTCACCAAACAAGAGACGAATTGGTTACGTGACAGTCATCTTGACCAAGTACCTTTGTGGTCTGACTATCTAATTACTGATGTCGCCGAATCAAATGGTACGTATGAGGGTAAGTATAGTTGGAGTTCCGATAACAAAGAACCAGTAACTACTTTAAATCCGAATCCACAATCTAGTGACAATGTATATGTTGCATCTGTTCCCCTACCTGACCGTGGACAACAAGTCTTAGGAGCAAATGCAGCAGTTGACTTGGAAATTTCCCGATGGCAATAA
- a CDS encoding SDR family NAD(P)-dependent oxidoreductase produces MQGNRKQTALITGASGGIGYEFAKLFAQDGYNLVLVARSVDKLNKIADEFKNKFGIDVKVISKDLSIPSAPEEIFTELEQASVRVDVLVNNAGFATYGLFHEIDLNAELQLLQVNILCLTHLTKLFLKGMVKRGSGKILNVASTAAFQPGPLMAVYYASKAYVLSFTEAIANELEGTGVSVTALCPGPTESGFQQRAAMEDSKLVSGQKIMTAETVAEIGYRGLLENKTVVVPGIKNKLLAESVRFTPRKLVTKLVRNMQESK; encoded by the coding sequence ATGCAAGGTAATCGCAAGCAAACGGCTCTTATTACTGGTGCATCTGGCGGCATCGGTTATGAATTCGCGAAGTTATTTGCTCAGGATGGTTACAATCTAGTGTTGGTAGCTAGAAGCGTGGACAAGCTGAATAAAATAGCCGATGAATTTAAAAATAAATTTGGCATCGATGTCAAAGTTATTTCCAAGGATTTATCTATCCCATCAGCTCCAGAAGAGATTTTTACTGAGCTAGAACAAGCATCAGTCAGAGTTGATGTGCTGGTAAATAATGCTGGCTTTGCTACTTACGGATTATTTCACGAAATTGACCTAAATGCTGAACTGCAATTACTACAGGTCAATATTTTGTGTCTCACACATTTAACCAAGTTATTCCTCAAGGGGATGGTTAAGCGGGGATCTGGAAAAATATTAAATGTGGCCTCCACTGCTGCTTTTCAACCAGGGCCGCTGATGGCAGTATACTACGCTAGTAAAGCTTATGTATTATCGTTCACGGAAGCGATCGCAAATGAATTAGAAGGTACAGGTGTTTCTGTAACGGCCCTTTGTCCTGGCCCTACTGAGTCTGGTTTCCAGCAAAGAGCCGCGATGGAAGACTCAAAGCTAGTCAGCGGTCAAAAAATTATGACTGCGGAAACGGTAGCTGAGATTGGCTATCGTGGCCTATTGGAAAACAAAACTGTTGTTGTTCCTGGAATTAAAAATAAGCTCCTCGCTGAATCTGTAAGATTTACTCCCAGAAAGCTAGTGACTAAATTAGTCAGAAATATGCAGGAAAGCAAATAA
- a CDS encoding PAS domain S-box protein, producing the protein MPNIDKINSKLTDELAVLRQRVAELEQSEIFYQQRQVVLEQELTKLQIKLPGELGNSHTQVVDLHIQKDTSLPTDVAVILQQLQEEIAQRQHGEIALRDSEERLRLALDVSQMGLWDWNIVTNQVIWSENYEVLFGLIPSSFDGPYETFQKCVYPQDKQSVMQGIGHALAQKTDYDDEFRIVRSNQSVHWISAKGKFIYDEQGNAVRMIGICMETTVCKQAEESTRELTTQVQEQANILNAILTASVDHIYIFNRRGRYQYVSRDGATVLGFKPQDIVGKTLQELDLPVDLVEQVDNQRQAVMKTGQPIKDECKYLTADGLHYYEYILSPLRNFNQNIEGVITVSRDITEHKRAEKSLRESEARFRRLFESNLIGVAFWTVDGFVIDANDAFLQLAGYTRDEFATLGRINWREFTPVEYKYLDDRALLEVQATGVSKIYEKEYIHRNGKRVPIVLGIAMLNDSQENGLAFVLDITDRKLAEKECDRLLECERTARKQAEIANKVKDEFLAVLSHELRTPLNPILGWSKMLRTRKFDQKTTNHALETIERSAKLQTQLIEDLLDVSRILQGKLNLNVCPVNLVVVVEAALETVRLAAEAKSIQIQTIFDPNLGQVMGDANRLQQVVWNLLSNAVKFTPTKGRVKIRLMQVDNQAQIQVSDTGKGINPEFLPYVFDYFRQADGTTTRTFGGLGLGLAIVRKVVEMHGGKVQAESPGEESGATFQVELPLLARSEQVRREENESLTYEPESSLLANTQVLVVDDEPDIRDLVSFILQDYGVEVTTVSSAQEALQALSESIPDVLISDIGMPKTDGYMLMREVRSRSPQQGGSVPAIALTAYAGEMNQQQALAAGFQMHISKPVDPDVLVKAIVNLIE; encoded by the coding sequence ATGCCAAATATTGATAAAATTAACTCTAAATTAACTGATGAATTAGCAGTTTTGCGGCAACGTGTAGCTGAGTTAGAGCAATCAGAAATATTTTATCAGCAAAGGCAAGTAGTGCTTGAGCAAGAATTAACAAAACTGCAAATAAAGCTCCCAGGAGAATTAGGAAATTCCCATACTCAAGTTGTCGATTTACATATTCAAAAGGATACATCTCTACCGACAGATGTGGCGGTGATTTTACAGCAACTCCAAGAAGAAATTGCCCAACGACAGCACGGAGAAATAGCCCTGAGAGATAGTGAAGAAAGACTGAGGCTAGCTCTAGATGTTTCCCAGATGGGCTTGTGGGACTGGAATATTGTTACCAATCAAGTCATCTGGTCTGAGAATTATGAAGTGCTTTTTGGTCTAATTCCAAGTAGTTTTGATGGCCCTTATGAGACATTTCAGAAGTGCGTTTATCCTCAAGACAAGCAATCTGTAATGCAAGGGATTGGGCACGCTTTGGCACAAAAAACTGACTATGATGATGAATTTCGGATAGTTCGCTCAAATCAAAGTGTACATTGGATTTCTGCCAAGGGAAAATTTATTTATGATGAGCAGGGAAACGCGGTACGAATGATCGGCATTTGCATGGAAACTACTGTGTGCAAACAGGCAGAAGAAAGTACTCGCGAACTAACGACCCAAGTTCAAGAACAGGCAAATATCTTAAATGCTATCCTCACCGCCTCAGTCGATCACATTTATATCTTTAATCGCAGAGGTCGCTATCAGTATGTCAGTCGTGATGGAGCTACTGTATTAGGTTTCAAGCCCCAGGATATTGTCGGGAAAACTTTACAAGAACTGGATTTACCTGTAGACCTTGTAGAACAGGTAGATAATCAGCGACAGGCTGTAATGAAAACTGGACAGCCAATTAAGGATGAGTGCAAATATCTGACTGCCGATGGATTACATTATTATGAATATATCCTTTCCCCATTACGAAATTTCAATCAAAACATTGAAGGCGTAATTACTGTTTCTCGTGATATTACCGAACATAAACGGGCAGAAAAATCATTACGCGAAAGTGAAGCCCGATTTCGGCGTTTGTTTGAGTCTAACCTAATTGGGGTTGCTTTTTGGACTGTTGATGGCTTCGTTATTGATGCTAATGATGCCTTTCTGCAACTAGCTGGCTATACTCGCGATGAGTTTGCTACTTTAGGTAGAATTAATTGGCGAGAATTTACCCCTGTTGAATATAAATATTTAGACGATCGCGCCCTTTTGGAAGTACAAGCCACTGGAGTTTCCAAAATTTACGAAAAAGAGTACATCCACCGCAACGGGAAGCGAGTCCCAATTGTTTTGGGTATAGCAATGCTGAATGATTCCCAAGAAAATGGTCTGGCTTTTGTATTAGATATTACCGATCGCAAATTGGCAGAAAAAGAATGCGATCGCCTCCTCGAATGCGAAAGGACAGCACGCAAACAAGCAGAAATCGCCAACAAAGTTAAAGATGAATTTCTTGCCGTTCTCTCCCACGAACTGCGAACCCCACTCAACCCCATCCTGGGATGGTCAAAAATGCTACGGACTCGCAAGTTCGATCAAAAAACCACTAATCACGCCTTGGAAACCATTGAACGCAGCGCCAAGTTACAAACCCAGCTAATCGAAGATTTATTGGATGTGTCTCGCATCCTCCAAGGAAAATTAAACCTGAATGTCTGTCCGGTAAATTTGGTAGTGGTGGTTGAAGCAGCACTAGAAACAGTCCGACTAGCAGCAGAAGCTAAATCAATTCAAATTCAAACCATATTTGATCCCAACTTGGGACAAGTTATGGGTGATGCCAATCGCCTCCAACAAGTTGTGTGGAACCTGCTTTCCAATGCGGTAAAATTTACACCAACAAAAGGAAGGGTAAAAATTCGACTGATGCAAGTTGATAACCAAGCTCAAATTCAAGTCAGCGATACCGGTAAGGGAATTAACCCAGAGTTTTTGCCTTATGTGTTTGATTACTTTCGCCAAGCTGATGGCACAACGACACGGACATTTGGGGGATTAGGTTTAGGATTAGCCATCGTGCGTAAAGTTGTAGAAATGCATGGCGGAAAAGTTCAAGCCGAAAGTCCTGGAGAAGAATCGGGTGCAACCTTCCAAGTTGAACTACCGCTTTTGGCTAGAAGCGAACAGGTTCGGCGAGAAGAGAATGAGTCTTTAACTTATGAGCCGGAATCGTCACTCCTTGCAAATACTCAAGTTTTAGTGGTAGACGACGAACCAGATATCCGCGACTTAGTAAGCTTCATTTTGCAAGACTACGGTGTAGAAGTAACCACCGTATCTTCAGCACAGGAGGCATTACAAGCCCTATCTGAGTCGATACCAGATGTTTTAATTAGTGATATTGGGATGCCCAAAACAGACGGTTATATGCTGATGCGGGAAGTGCGATCGCGATCGCCCCAACAAGGAGGCAGTGTACCCGCGATCGCTCTAACAGCTTATGCTGGCGAAATGAATCAGCAGCAAGCACTAGCAGCCGGATTTCAAATGCATATTTCTAAACCTGTAGATCCAGATGTCTTAGTGAAAGCGATCGTCAATTTGATAGAGTAG
- a CDS encoding VOC family protein, translated as MVFQYINVFVTIASVNCDNLVNFYTKFLEQKPVILVPNVYAEFNLLGMRLGIFKPKQTNESEFEAISDDKPLCVYAKSKISLCLEVSNLEDAIAHLTVLGYPPPGKISIASHGREIYAYDPDGNRLILHQAKEERHD; from the coding sequence ATGGTTTTTCAGTACATTAACGTATTTGTCACTATAGCATCGGTTAATTGTGATAATTTAGTAAATTTCTATACTAAGTTTCTGGAGCAAAAGCCAGTTATTTTGGTTCCGAATGTCTATGCTGAGTTTAATTTGCTTGGTATGCGATTAGGTATTTTTAAACCCAAACAGACAAACGAATCGGAATTTGAAGCGATATCTGACGACAAGCCACTTTGTGTCTACGCCAAAAGTAAGATAAGTTTGTGTTTAGAGGTGAGTAATTTAGAAGATGCGATCGCTCACCTAACAGTTTTAGGCTATCCCCCACCAGGAAAGATTTCCATCGCTTCCCACGGCAGAGAAATTTATGCCTACGACCCTGATGGCAATCGTCTGATTTTACATCAAGCCAAAGAGGAGAGACACGATTAA
- the ylqF gene encoding ribosome biogenesis GTPase YlqF — protein MAITQNYRLNVIQWYPGHIAKAEKKLKEQLKRVDVVFEVRDARIPLATHHPQIGEWVEGKTRVLILNRVDMITPQMRSLWIDWFKRQGEVPYFTNAQHGKGIAEVARAAQAAGVELNQRRSDRGMLPRPVRAVVIGFPNVGKSALINRLLGRRVVESAARPGVTRQLRWVRISEHLELLDAPGVIPLRLEDQDAALKLAICDDIGEASYDNQLVAAALVDLFNYLEAVTTDLLPKKPLQSRYQLDSTSDTGDTYLHALAEHRYKGDVERAARQLLTDFRKGLLGEMSLELPPN, from the coding sequence ATGGCTATAACTCAAAACTATAGATTAAACGTGATCCAATGGTATCCAGGTCACATTGCGAAGGCTGAAAAGAAGCTTAAAGAACAGCTAAAGCGCGTAGATGTGGTATTTGAGGTACGAGATGCCCGAATTCCCTTAGCGACTCACCATCCCCAAATAGGTGAGTGGGTGGAGGGGAAGACACGGGTGTTGATCCTGAACCGAGTAGATATGATTACGCCGCAAATGCGATCGCTCTGGATAGATTGGTTTAAACGTCAAGGGGAAGTCCCTTATTTTACCAACGCTCAACATGGTAAAGGGATAGCAGAAGTGGCACGGGCAGCCCAAGCCGCCGGAGTAGAACTCAATCAAAGAAGAAGCGATCGCGGGATGTTACCTCGTCCAGTGCGGGCTGTGGTAATTGGTTTTCCTAATGTTGGTAAATCAGCTTTGATTAACCGCCTGTTGGGACGGCGAGTAGTGGAAAGTGCAGCCCGTCCTGGGGTGACTCGCCAACTCCGTTGGGTAAGAATTTCCGAACATTTGGAATTGCTAGATGCTCCTGGTGTCATTCCTTTAAGATTAGAAGACCAAGACGCAGCATTGAAATTAGCTATTTGTGATGATATCGGTGAAGCATCTTATGATAATCAGCTAGTAGCAGCAGCGCTAGTGGATTTATTCAACTATTTGGAAGCTGTAACTACAGATTTGTTACCGAAGAAACCATTACAGTCTCGTTACCAACTCGATTCCACATCCGACACTGGAGATACCTATTTACACGCCTTGGCAGAGCATCGTTACAAAGGTGATGTCGAGCGGGCTGCAAGGCAACTTTTAACAGATTTTCGTAAGGGGTTGTTGGGTGAAATGTCTTTAGAATTACCTCCCAACTAG
- the aroF gene encoding 3-deoxy-7-phosphoheptulonate synthase, protein MIIVMKSSSPEAEISRIEEELTSRGLTPEKIVGQHKVVIGVVGETASLDPLQIQEISPWIEQVLRVEQPYKRASRQYRHGEASEVVVNTPDGAVLFGEHQPLVVVAGPCSVENEEMIVETARRVKTAGARFLRGGAYKPRTSPYAFQGHGESALDLLARAREASGLGIITEVMDTADLDKIAEVADVIQVGARNMQNFSLLKKVGAQPKPVLLKRGMAATIEDWLMAAEYILASGNPNVILCERGIRTFDRQYTRNTLDLSVVPVLRKLTHLPIMIDPSHGVGWSEFVPSMAMAAIAAGTDSLMIEVHPNPAKALSDGPQSLTPDRFDKLMQELAVIGKAVGRWQQPAVALA, encoded by the coding sequence ATGATTATAGTAATGAAAAGCAGTTCCCCAGAGGCGGAAATAAGCCGCATTGAAGAGGAACTAACTAGCCGGGGGCTAACTCCAGAAAAGATTGTTGGTCAACACAAAGTAGTTATTGGTGTAGTCGGTGAAACTGCTAGCTTAGATCCATTACAAATTCAGGAAATTAGTCCCTGGATTGAGCAGGTGTTACGGGTAGAGCAGCCTTACAAACGAGCTAGCCGCCAGTACCGCCACGGCGAAGCTTCAGAAGTGGTGGTTAATACTCCTGATGGGGCAGTGCTATTTGGCGAACACCAGCCTTTGGTAGTCGTTGCTGGCCCCTGCTCAGTAGAAAATGAAGAAATGATTGTGGAGACAGCGCGGCGCGTCAAGACGGCTGGAGCTAGGTTTTTGCGCGGCGGGGCATACAAACCCCGGACTTCACCTTACGCCTTCCAAGGACACGGCGAGAGTGCTTTGGATTTATTGGCAAGGGCGCGAGAAGCCAGTGGATTAGGTATTATTACAGAAGTAATGGATACTGCTGACCTGGATAAAATCGCTGAAGTTGCTGATGTAATCCAGGTGGGGGCAAGGAATATGCAGAATTTCTCCTTGCTCAAAAAAGTTGGGGCGCAGCCGAAACCGGTTCTTTTGAAGCGGGGAATGGCAGCTACTATTGAAGATTGGTTAATGGCAGCCGAGTATATTTTAGCATCTGGAAACCCCAATGTAATCTTGTGTGAAAGGGGTATACGCACCTTTGACCGCCAATATACGCGAAATACGCTAGATTTATCAGTAGTACCAGTGTTGCGAAAGCTGACTCACCTGCCAATTATGATTGACCCCAGCCACGGTGTAGGTTGGTCTGAATTTGTGCCTTCAATGGCAATGGCGGCGATCGCAGCTGGCACTGATTCCCTGATGATAGAGGTTCACCCCAACCCCGCCAAAGCCTTATCCGATGGGCCTCAATCTCTGACACCAGACCGTTTCGATAAATTAATGCAAGAATTAGCAGTGATTGGTAAAGCAGTGGGACGCTGGCAGCAACCAGCAGTGGCTTTAGCTTAA
- a CDS encoding PAM68 family protein — protein sequence MSGEESERDRLPFEPNKKRQKPAKAQSKPAPQPQESGKQADKKRAYTKQEMAIPQVVSQRMIRRVAVFCGVPTALGITTLVVSYLLAIYSDIKLPPIAVLLVNMGLFGLGVLGITYGVLSASWDEERVGSLFGLGEFNTNWGRMVAVWRETRQKNS from the coding sequence ATGTCTGGTGAAGAATCTGAACGCGATCGCTTGCCCTTTGAACCAAACAAAAAGCGCCAAAAACCCGCAAAAGCCCAAAGTAAACCAGCACCACAGCCCCAAGAATCTGGCAAACAGGCTGATAAAAAGCGGGCTTACACTAAACAAGAGATGGCTATTCCCCAAGTAGTCAGCCAGAGGATGATCCGACGGGTGGCTGTGTTCTGTGGTGTACCAACAGCTTTGGGGATTACGACCTTGGTTGTTAGCTATCTGCTTGCTATCTACTCCGACATCAAACTACCTCCCATCGCCGTGTTATTGGTGAATATGGGATTATTTGGTTTGGGGGTCTTAGGGATAACTTATGGCGTTCTCTCTGCCTCTTGGGATGAAGAAAGAGTTGGAAGTCTGTTTGGTTTGGGTGAGTTCAACACCAATTGGGGACGAATGGTGGCAGTTTGGCGCGAAACTCGGCAAAAAAACTCATAA
- the rpsO gene encoding 30S ribosomal protein S15, with protein MALTQLRKQEIISSYQVHETDTGSADVQVAMLTERINRLSEHLQANKKDHSSRRGLLKLIGQRKRLLAYISQESREKYQALIARLGIRG; from the coding sequence ATGGCTCTGACGCAACTGCGGAAACAAGAAATAATTTCCAGCTACCAAGTTCACGAAACCGACACTGGTTCGGCCGATGTCCAAGTTGCCATGTTAACTGAGCGCATTAACCGCCTCAGCGAACATCTCCAGGCAAACAAAAAAGACCATTCTTCCCGACGGGGACTATTAAAGCTAATTGGTCAGCGCAAACGTCTTCTAGCCTATATATCGCAGGAAAGCCGGGAAAAGTATCAAGCTTTAATTGCTCGCCTTGGTATTCGGGGATAG
- a CDS encoding response regulator — translation MMGFKSLSHLSHRLEDSFKVLKTKKNSLEIDTQLQSLLLSGVDWLRQIVELLAEGNVVEDAWLATFCYPVFDELHDRLGDPTPEDASSMLSPEDGQDVIPLLFATEVEECLQRLESLLASEQPRLHEEVVIMAAELGGLGEMLQLTAFSKLCESVTQQLETVSSSRIPEVAQLALQAWRRSQALVLTNQLDHLPTELDFGSYTQSPLLLPSAEVIPQLPPAKTDIINTEVVPTSVWQPENIKENWTNDEALAQPSAGIAANFTFVDPEFADDVNAINVTEQNPIFARENNPPDAKEPNGVVKERETHENSVRVPSKQLEQINDLFGELIVQRNGLNSQLERLRKLVRNLNQRVQVLDRENQDLRIAYDKISTQAVTSTGVQVQAENDHQTQDINTEFDALEMDRYNELNLRSQEVMETIVQVQEVTTDVQLSVDDTDQIARKINKTSKQLQTKLNHIRMRPLSDLTERFPRALRDLNVEYGKNVQLKIEGGNTLIERSILETLNEPLMHLLRNAFDHGIEDSNTRRLLGKPEQGLIEITASHRSNRTLITIRDDGWGISLEKIRTRALAMGLDSSLLANASDEELLSLIFEPGFTTSEQVTALSGRGVGMDVVRNNLKLIRGDVKVDTEPGVGTTFTLSVPFTLSVARVLLVEINKMLLAFPTDVISEIFLLQDERVLQMAGSEVLNWQGTMLPLIRLTPYLEFNCLRYDTSELETPAAINANSVLVVKGNNQPVAIQIDRCWGEQEVAIRQVEGNIPLPEGFSNCTILGDGRVVPLVNVNELLYWIATNRRTPRGTQLPSARLKTPFLIFDENKISAASVKQKGTILIVDDSINVRRFLALTLEKGGYQVEQAKDGQDALEKLHSGLRVEAVICDIEMPRLDGYGFLGKVNSDVDTKNIPVAMLTSRSSNKHRQLAMQLGARAYFSKPYNEQELLQTLEEIIRNVAEKAASN, via the coding sequence ATGATGGGATTTAAATCGCTAAGTCATTTATCTCACCGCTTGGAAGATTCCTTTAAAGTTTTAAAAACTAAAAAAAATTCTTTAGAAATTGATACTCAGTTGCAAAGTTTATTGCTATCTGGAGTTGATTGGCTGCGTCAAATTGTCGAATTGCTTGCAGAAGGAAATGTTGTTGAAGATGCGTGGTTAGCAACCTTTTGTTACCCAGTTTTTGATGAGTTGCACGATCGCTTAGGCGATCCCACCCCAGAGGATGCCTCATCCATGCTATCCCCAGAGGATGGACAAGACGTTATCCCCTTGCTATTTGCAACAGAAGTAGAAGAGTGTTTGCAGCGTCTAGAATCTTTATTAGCTAGCGAACAGCCCAGATTGCATGAAGAAGTTGTAATTATGGCGGCGGAATTGGGCGGTTTGGGTGAAATGCTCCAGTTGACAGCTTTTAGCAAGCTTTGTGAGTCAGTAACGCAGCAATTAGAAACGGTTAGTAGCTCGCGCATTCCTGAAGTTGCCCAATTAGCATTGCAAGCATGGCGGCGATCGCAAGCTTTGGTGCTGACAAACCAATTAGATCACTTACCTACAGAACTTGACTTTGGTAGTTATACGCAATCACCCCTACTATTACCATCAGCAGAAGTAATACCACAACTTCCTCCCGCAAAGACAGATATTATCAATACAGAAGTAGTACCCACATCTGTTTGGCAACCAGAAAACATTAAAGAAAATTGGACTAATGATGAAGCGTTAGCGCAACCCAGCGCAGGTATTGCTGCTAATTTTACATTTGTCGATCCAGAATTTGCCGATGATGTTAATGCTATCAATGTTACAGAGCAAAATCCTATATTTGCCAGAGAAAATAATCCTCCCGATGCTAAAGAGCCAAATGGAGTTGTTAAAGAACGGGAAACCCATGAAAATAGCGTCCGGGTTCCCAGCAAACAACTAGAGCAAATTAATGATTTATTTGGCGAACTGATTGTTCAGCGAAATGGCTTAAACTCGCAACTAGAAAGATTACGCAAACTCGTGCGGAACCTGAACCAGCGAGTCCAAGTCCTTGACCGAGAAAACCAGGATTTACGTATAGCCTACGACAAAATTTCTACTCAAGCTGTTACGTCTACTGGGGTGCAGGTGCAAGCTGAAAATGACCACCAAACACAAGATATAAATACAGAATTTGATGCCTTAGAAATGGATCGCTATAACGAATTAAACCTGCGATCGCAGGAAGTTATGGAAACCATTGTTCAGGTACAGGAAGTTACAACTGATGTGCAACTCAGTGTAGATGATACAGACCAAATTGCTCGTAAAATTAACAAAACATCTAAACAGTTACAGACAAAGCTAAATCACATCCGAATGCGGCCACTATCCGATTTAACTGAACGTTTTCCTAGAGCCTTGCGCGATTTAAATGTCGAATATGGGAAAAATGTTCAGTTAAAAATTGAAGGTGGCAATACTTTAATTGAACGCAGCATTTTAGAAACATTAAACGAACCTTTAATGCATCTCTTAAGGAATGCTTTCGATCATGGAATCGAAGACTCTAACACCCGCCGCCTCCTGGGTAAACCAGAACAAGGATTGATTGAAATTACAGCTAGTCACCGTAGTAATCGCACCCTGATTACCATCCGAGATGATGGTTGGGGCATTTCTCTAGAGAAAATTCGCACCCGTGCCCTCGCTATGGGATTAGATTCTTCTCTACTCGCAAATGCTAGTGATGAAGAACTGTTATCACTAATTTTTGAACCAGGTTTTACCACCTCCGAGCAAGTTACAGCATTATCTGGTCGTGGTGTCGGTATGGATGTAGTTCGTAATAACCTCAAACTAATTCGAGGAGATGTGAAAGTTGATACCGAACCAGGAGTTGGTACTACCTTTACCCTATCAGTACCATTTACACTTTCCGTTGCCCGAGTTCTGCTGGTAGAAATCAACAAGATGCTATTGGCATTTCCCACAGATGTCATTTCAGAAATATTTTTACTCCAAGACGAGCGAGTTTTGCAAATGGCAGGTAGCGAAGTTCTAAATTGGCAAGGAACTATGCTGCCACTAATTCGCCTGACTCCTTATTTAGAGTTTAATTGCCTCCGCTACGACACTTCAGAATTAGAGACTCCAGCAGCAATTAATGCTAATAGCGTGTTAGTAGTCAAAGGGAATAATCAACCAGTAGCAATCCAAATAGACCGTTGCTGGGGTGAACAGGAAGTTGCTATTCGCCAAGTTGAGGGAAATATACCTTTACCGGAAGGCTTCAGCAACTGCACAATTCTCGGTGATGGTCGAGTAGTGCCACTAGTTAATGTTAATGAATTGCTATATTGGATTGCTACAAATCGGCGAACTCCTAGAGGAACTCAACTGCCATCAGCAAGGTTAAAAACACCGTTCCTGATATTTGATGAAAACAAAATATCAGCAGCATCTGTGAAGCAAAAGGGCACAATTTTAATCGTAGATGACTCAATTAATGTTCGCCGCTTTTTAGCCCTGACCCTTGAAAAAGGAGGGTATCAAGTAGAACAAGCTAAAGATGGTCAAGATGCTTTAGAAAAACTCCATAGTGGATTGAGAGTTGAGGCAGTAATTTGTGATATTGAAATGCCTCGTCTAGATGGTTATGGCTTTTTAGGTAAAGTAAATTCAGACGTTGATACAAAAAATATTCCAGTTGCAATGTTGACTTCGCGTAGCAGCAATAAACATCGGCAACTAGCTATGCAATTGGGGGCACGAGCTTACTTTTCTAAACCCTATAATGAGCAAGAATTACTCCAGACGCTGGAAGAAATAATTCGGAATGTGGCAGAAAAGGCAGCTTCTAATTAA